One Bacteroidota bacterium DNA segment encodes these proteins:
- a CDS encoding CYTH domain-containing protein yields the protein MPLEIERKFLVKNKDYRIGARAKAIRQGFLNLDKNRLVRVRLSGDKAYITVKGPDKGIQRLEFEYSIPPEEAVIMLDELCQKPLIEKTRYYVSFEGFTWEIDEFVGDNEGLIVAEIELEYEGQDFPQPGWLGLEVSGENRYYNASLVNYPYKSWKNSEKYQYIPE from the coding sequence ATGCCATTGGAAATTGAACGAAAATTCCTGGTGAAGAATAAAGACTACAGGATTGGCGCCCGGGCAAAAGCTATTCGTCAGGGTTTCCTGAATCTCGATAAAAACCGACTGGTTCGGGTGAGATTATCCGGTGATAAAGCTTATATCACGGTGAAAGGACCTGATAAGGGAATCCAGAGGCTGGAGTTTGAGTATTCAATCCCACCGGAAGAAGCAGTGATTATGCTTGATGAATTATGTCAAAAACCTCTTATTGAGAAAACCCGGTATTATGTTTCATTTGAGGGGTTTACCTGGGAGATTGATGAGTTTGTGGGAGACAATGAAGGTTTAATAGTTGCAGAGATTGAGCTGGAATATGAAGGTCAGGATTTTCCTCAACCCGGATGGCTTGGCCTTGAAGTAAGCGGTGAAAACCGTTACTATAATGCCAGTCTGGTAAATTACCCTTATAAATCCTGGAAAAACTCAGAAAAGTATCAATATATTCCTGAATAA
- a CDS encoding nucleoside deaminase, translating to MAIIEFSNEFFMHEALKEARKAFDKDEVPVGAVVVCQNVVIARAHNLTERLNDVTAHAEMQAITAAAAYLGGKYLDGCSLFVTVEPCPMCAAALFWAQLGVLVYGTKDEKRGFRRYKPDLLHPKTKVIEGILEDDCRNLMVEFFNRKR from the coding sequence ATGGCAATCATTGAATTCAGCAATGAGTTTTTTATGCATGAGGCCCTGAAAGAGGCACGCAAAGCCTTTGATAAGGATGAAGTTCCTGTGGGGGCAGTGGTGGTTTGCCAGAATGTTGTGATAGCCAGGGCACATAACCTTACAGAGCGTCTCAACGATGTGACGGCACATGCCGAAATGCAGGCGATCACAGCTGCCGCTGCATATCTGGGGGGAAAGTACCTTGATGGCTGCTCTTTGTTTGTGACGGTTGAACCTTGTCCGATGTGCGCCGCTGCTCTTTTCTGGGCCCAGTTGGGTGTTTTGGTTTATGGCACAAAGGATGAGAAAAGAGGCTTCAGACGTTATAAACCTGATTTATTGCATCCGAAAACAAAAGTCATTGAAGGTATTCTGGAAGATGATTGCCGCAATCTGATGGTTGAATTTTTTAACAGGAAGCGATGA